The Acropora palmata chromosome 3, jaAcrPala1.3, whole genome shotgun sequence nucleotide sequence AAAGCATTATTTACTTGCGTGGTATATActgtatatataaatatatatatatatatatatagtttgcTCAATACAGGACAGTAaacaaatcaataaaaatcttTATATATATCATACAAACGTATACAAATTAATATATAGTTGTATTTGAATGCAATACGGGGCCCCTCTGGAGATTAGTATTCACCTGAACGAGCCACTCTGTTTAAATGAAAGTTCCTTCCATCTTTAAAGTTTATCCTAAAACAGCTTGTTCTAAATGCGGAGTGCATGTCATGATCAATCGCTATTTTTGGTTTTACCACGGTGCTAAAATCTgtgaacctttttttttcttttgtttgtttggttttaatGACGTCTAGattcttttgctttcttaaTTTTAGGTCATTCGTGTGTTTGACCGGCTCCGCCGTACACCGAGGATCATCACCAAATAGGCCAAATAGGCCAATATTCAGCTGGAAACAATTGACCTCAGCACGAGGCTCTGGGGAATAAAACACAGTGTTTGTGGGGTTTATTTTCCACAGCCTCGGTCTGAGGTCcattgtttacagctgaattttaaaataacgaAAATTGGCCTATTAAGTGAACAAAGCAGAAATATAACGATGGCGTTCCTTAAACGTGAAAAACTAGtgatgaaataataatattgctttggaaaaaaatattttattctgTAATAACCAAGCAAAATGACAACAGTTCCGTCTCAAAGCGTGAATTCACTTGAGGTGAATTGACTTTTGCAACGCGAGAGGCCTGACCATCCGTGGACCTTGTAACTGCTTTAATAAATCATTCTCGACCTCTCTGAAGCCGCATTCCGATTCTTTAATTATTCTTTAATTGGAAGGTTTTCATGCTCTTAACGCCCAGTTGGCACCGCAGGTATAAATTTGATTTATTGCCCCGACCTATTTTTAACAGAAATCTTCAGTATACTTGATTGACTTAACATGGTGTCAGCAAGCAATATTAGTTTATTATATTTCagtggttgaaaaaaaaaacaggggacaaatttgttatttatacCCGACGAAACCGCAAAATTAGTTTATATTTGACCAGAGTTAAGTTTTAAAATCGAACGTTTGGTAtattaaacgagttgataagcgTAGAAAATTACCACCGAAAGAAGACTACAGAGTACGTCATTAGAGGGAATGAAGATGGGGTAACGCATCTAGGTTCTAGTCTTTTGAGAAACTAAAACGAAGTTTCAACTGAGATTCATTTCAAGAAAGGTGATATGTGAGCACGTGAGCAAATCAGcgcttttgtttattttccctAATTTACCCTTCATTTTGGCCCCATTCCTCCTACCTCCAACCGTCGAAACAGCTGTGGCCCTAGCGGTTGAGCTGCTTATTAGCTCTACCTGTTATTGGCAGTGTTTTGGTGTGCTCCCATGAGAACCATGGCATGAGAGCTAGCAATTACTCGAAGAAAATGTCGAGAAGATGCTGTGAACAGGATAAATTTGGTATAGAAATGGCGACAGTTCCATTTTCTACCAAACCCGACACATAACGCTTTGGCCAAGAGATCTCAGTTTCACTTAGGCACAATAAATATAGCATTGGCTAATTTGTACGAAGGCTAAGGAACAACACGAACGACTGTAAAACAAGTCCGTCTTTGAAATGTTTCACCACTCTGGTTCTCTAAACCCCCcaaattgtgtttattatgCTAAATGAGTATAATTAATCTTGACACCATAATAAGCATTTTGATTCAATCTTTGGCACACATGTTGCGTTACCAAACCGACATCTGTTGCACCTAAGCCGTGGTcaataaaacaatgacaaaaaaatcaaagctgCTGAAAATGATATGATACCTTAGGCAAAAGAGACGTTAACTTTGTCGTTTACAACTTTAAGTGGTATAAATGTTTCAGCTCGTCGAAGTTAGTCCTGCCGTTTCGCAAACAGAAGTATCATTCTGCATCGGGCGTTACAACGTTATGAGAACTTTTTAATTACTGGCCTTTTAGTTCTGTTTGCGAGGCTTGTTAGTGGGTCTTTTGGAGGATCTCGGCGCACAGTTAGCACCAGCCCCAATCCATCGGCAAATTTGACtcactttcaattttgtcaGCTTGGTGACGAGGTTAAACATCTTGAGTTGACCACTTGGCAAACGTATCCTACCAGATCCAGACAGTATCCCGACCAGAACCCGACTTTTCCTGGTTTCTCTGTTGGAAGTTCTGATGTAGGTTCCTGCTCCGGAACTTCCGCTGGATGCATCGCACCTGCCAATCAGCACATGGGAGATCACTCGGGAGAAACAGTGGCTGTACCACAGCGCTTTGGAATTCTTGTCACCTGGGAAACTTGCAAAGTGCAATTTGTAGAGATATGCTTTGTTTTTGATGACAGAGAGTTTAAGGAAGGGTCGCTTGTGAGGCTTGTGAAGAGTAATAACTGCATAATCGAAATGGGGCGAGTTGTTTTGAAGGCGCCATATTTCGGGAAAATGGATGCTGTCGACAGAAATCCAATGAAGTTTACCATGGCGCCGAAGAGTGCCGACTTTTAAGTTGGCAATTGGCACGATAGGACGGACACCATTATGTACGCAATGGGCGGACGTTAATACATGTTTGTGAGAGATGGCTGAGCCGGAACAACCAGTTGAAATCTTGACCGTTGACGAAAAAGGGAATTTCTGTGCTTGTGTTGCGGCATCTAACTTGATACGACCATCGCGTCCAAAAATAATTCTCTTCAGGCGGCGCTTCGTGTTTTTCGAGTGAAAAAAGGACCAAAACGAGTTGTTGAATTCTGAGTTAACAACAAACGATAAGTTTTCAGAATTATCCATCGGAGTCTTCTCGATCATGTGGTCAAGCTGCGATAGGTGCTTGTCCTTTGAAAATCCGGCTTCGCTGAGGGAAATTAGCGTTAACGTGCTGGAACCGTTTCGCCACAAAGTTTCGTAAttaaagttaacaagatcttGCTCGCCGTAGTCCAAGTTTTGtgcaaacatttcaaatacCTCAAAAGGGCTTCCTTCAAAAGAATCGTCATTGGACTTGTTCGTCGTTTTTTCATATCGGCCACCATAGCTTCTCCTTGACATTCTTAGTCTGTTTTCTCGTTGTTTTAGTTGCTGTTCTGTCGCTGCTTCAACATGCACTGACCCAAGGACGAAGATGAGAACTAAAACTGCAAATACCGACTTCATAACTGCGGTCTAACTGTTTCTTCGTTGAAGGGTGTGATTTCTAGTGCTAGCAGTTGTCAATATGCACCTTTCTCTCCTTTTAAGCACTCACACAAATATAACTGCCTCGTTTTGATGGACGACTTCTAAGATTAGAGGCTGATGACAAAGTTGTATTGCCAGTTAACAAGTCTTATAAGACCCTGAACGTCTGCGGGCCGATATGTATTCGCCAGAGAAATTCACACGCTAAGACCCACTCACTTGATGGGACCCACACGACCTGCGTTCATAACTTGTTCATATAGCCTTTCGGAACAACTTCAGTTTGAAATGAAGTTCTGAtgggaaatttttttctgtgataTTCAACGTTCCAAAATTGTACTTACGTCTTCAATTTAGTAAAATAATCTTTATACCTCTAAAAACTGAGATTTCTTTTGCTGTAGTCAACGAattttggggcaattttgtggtttaaacttttttttttttactttgtttgacTTTAAAGTTGCATAGTAactacaaagaaataaacaggGAGGAAGCGTTCGCGGGGGCTTCGGTCATATCACCTACAAATAAAAACCGCAAAGAGTGAAACCACGAGTTTCCTTTTGTGCCTCCTTTGGACTTGGCTTGACTTTGTTTAATTAGATTGGTGCCTGCGTGATGTcggctttttttatttcatttcttttagcAGAAATTTGTGCGTCATTGAATAGTTTCATTGTTCCACCCAATTGACTTCgaaaattttgatgttttaagcTTGAAACTCAGCGAAAGGAACACACACAGCAACCTGAGTGAACGGGCGTCATCGATTATTCAACTGTTCAAGAATTTCAAGCAGTCTTCTAGAAAGTGAACATGATCCGTTTGGTTCAAAAGTTAGTTACATCCTTGTCTTAATCAGTGGGCAGCGGGAGAACAAAGTTTTTATCATTTGATGTCTCTTTTCGCTGAATTTTGTGAAACCAGGTACCCCGCTAAAATCGACCTCAGAGCTCCACAGCATCAATAAACGAAACAACTATAAAGAAAAGttgcgaaattttatttggagATCTTACTCGAGTAAATTTAGCACAATGATAAcggttttccttttcttttataagATGACACACTAACTTATCACGAATAATTCGTGCAATTAATTATACACgcaaaactgaaaagtgaATGATCAAGGGGGAAAGAGGAAaggaagaagacaaaaaacaaaacgaccTAATTTGCTCTCCAGTCAGTGTAATTGCATATGTTAAAAACTTTAGAAAGATATAAAGGCgtttgctttttgttgtttgttggttTTAGGCTTTTGCTGACTTTCTTACCGCAGCACTTACACTCTTTTCACATCACGGAACCATTCTGATTTCCACCGTCACTGAAGAGATAAGTTCTGCATTAACCAACTAAGCGCTACTGCGCCATGAGGTGTGTGGTTTTGCTGAAACAGCAACTCCAATGCCCGAAGTATGCAACCGAAAGATGTCTACAAGGGAACCGTGGACGACTGATTGGACATTaatcatttcttaatttcaGAATTACTCTGTTAGTTGCTTGTTAAGTTCTGTCTTCTTATCTACGAATGCGCTTATAGAGATCATTTGTTTGAGTTGTTTTTCTGACAAGTGAATCCTTTGGGACCAGTAGTAGCTCAAGAACACATGTCGTCTCACATGCTGTCACTGGTTAATGTCGTTGACTTTGTGCAAATAACGACGCCATTTGGTCGCTGTATCCAATACGTGATTTGAAGCATTAGTCTTACCAGACAACAATGATTTGTTCAATGCGACTCCTTCTCTCTGACGACACTTTTGGAAAGATTTCTAACTTTCGGTGTAGCCAGCACCATAACTACTATTACGCGACACTATCACAAAAAGAAGGAGCGATTAACCGAGACCTGGAAATCGCAGTTACTTGATCAAATAACGTCCTATGATAGAGGGACATTTATTCCGATTCTCATAATTTGAGCCAACGAATTGGCTTATTGAAAGGCAAATCGTGCACAAATACACAGGGCCACTCAAACGATTTTCATCACTTGCAATAATGCGAGAAGCTAGCGTTAGAAGGTGgcgcagaaaaaaaaaaccgcaaAGGTATGTCGTCCCACACCCCACCTCGTCAATGCTGAATCGCAAACGCAGACGTTCCGTTTATGAGACTATTCGGTTTCAACATTGATTGGAGTGGGAGAGGAGATGGTGAAGAGAGAAAATGGCCCGCGGGGCTTTCCCAAAGTGGTTCGTCTAGGACATTAAGCATTCCGGCCATTCCTCGAATATTTTTGTTGACACAAGACAACCTTTCTAATACCCAAGTCGTCCAATGTGTGAACCATTTCAAGCTCTGAAACTCCcaaacatttattttcatttccacGATTTTTACTCTATATATAATGGCTAAACCAGCAAGTAGTCGGTCATATTGTACGCGTTGGTAATTTCCAATAAAAGGTGTTCGATTTCgctaaaatatatttaattgcaaaatttttgaatgAGCCCAAGggaatattaataacaatttatAGACATATGCAAGGTGCCACATGCAATTAATTGGCTGTGATAGACGTAAAAAACATTATCTGTCAGGATATTCCCGTTGTTCTGTTGTTTGCGTTGGATAAATAAGGAGCACTTGTCCGAGAGGACTTTACCGCTAAATTAACATCTGACTGTTCCGAAAACTCTCAGCCAAGTCTAATTGCAGCTAACGTGATAAGCTCTTTTCTGGTGAGTCTGCATGGGGCCAGGAGAAATTAAGCGGGGGCCGaacagatattttttttgagaattttcGTTTGATGTATGATATATCTACCACAACCCCAACGGGAACAATACGTATGCTCGAAACCGGTCAGTTGTCTTTTACTCCAGAGATAACTTCAATTTCCGAGCAAGGAAATTGAAGCCATAAACGAGAGAAGTTCAAATCATGTTAACACCACCATCGGTCAAAAATACGGAATTATCATTTTTGTACCTGCATTAGATCTTCGTGTTAAATTCGATATGAAGTGTGCGTGCCTTTCTGCTTTGGCTAACTCCCCCTCTTTCGTCTGTTGTCCCTACAGCTATCGCTTATCTCGTTGTTTTAGCAACTGTGCTCGTGTTGTGGGAGGGTCCTTGAGAAATTGGTCTTAACTTTGGGGTCGGAGGCTATAGTGGAATTACGCACATTTTTGGCATCTAACTGACAAAAGGATGTGGCTCTCAGATATCTTGTCAACACCCACAACTG carries:
- the LOC141877134 gene encoding serine protease 23-like, with translation MKSVFAVLVLIFVLGSVHVEAATEQQLKQRENRLRMSRRSYGGRYEKTTNKSNDDSFEGSPFEVFEMFAQNLDYGEQDLVNFNYETLWRNGSSTLTLISLSEAGFSKDKHLSQLDHMIEKTPMDNSENLSFVVNSEFNNSFWSFFHSKNTKRRLKRIIFGRDGRIKLDAATQAQKFPFSSTVKISTGCSGSAISHKHVLTSAHCVHNGVRPIVPIANLKVGTLRRHGKLHWISVDSIHFPEIWRLQNNSPHFDYAVITLHKPHKRPFLKLSVIKNKAYLYKLHFASFPGDKNSKALWYSHCFSRVISHVLIGRCDASSGSSGAGTYIRTSNRETRKSRVLVGILSGSGRIRLPSGQLKMFNLVTKLTKLKVSQICRWIGAGANCAPRSSKRPTNKPRKQN